Within the Butyrivibrio sp. AE3004 genome, the region ACCGAACAAAAACACATGGCAGATGAACTGTCCGATTGATATAATACAATATGTCGGGCAGTTCACCTTCGCCAATTTAAAGAAGGAGGATTGCTACTATGAGTATAAAAAGAAAGGATAACAGAGGTAGAATTTTACACAACGGAGAAACCCAGCGCAAAGATGGCCGATATCAGTTCAAATACGTTGATCCTAATGGAAAGGAAAAATATGTATACAGTTGGAGACTTGATCACAATGATTTGACTCCTAAAGGCAAGGTAAAAACTTTATCTCTTCGTGAAATGGAACGTCAGATCCATGCAGATTTATTTGATCATATCGTTTCTAACGGAGGAAACATGACAGTGCTTGATTTGGTCGAAAAATACACGAGTACCAAAACCGGTGTCAGACCCACAACCAGAGCAGGATATAAAACTGTAATTAACTTTCTCAAAAAGGATCCTTTTGGAAAAAAGCGTATAGATACTGTTCGTCTTTCAGATGCAAAGTGTTGGCTGATAAAGCTTCAGGCAAATGGAAAGAGCTATAGTTCTATCCACTCAATAAGAGGTGTACTTAAGCCGGCATTCAAAATGGCTGTAGATGATGATCTTATCAGAAAGAGCCCCTTTGATTTTGAGCTTGCATCAGTAGTAGTAAATGACAGTCACACAAGACTTGCCATAACACGTGAAGAGGAGCGTAAATTCCTCAAATTTGTAAAAGAGGATGCTCATTTTTGTAGATACTATGAAGGAATCTACATACTCTTCCACACAGGACTGCGCATATCTGAATTTTGTGGATTAACACTATCTGATATTGATTTTAAAAACCACAAAATCAAGGTTGATCATCAGCTTCAAAAGCGCTCCGGAACAGGCTACTACATTGAAAAAACAAAGACCACCTGCGGAACAAGAGATATTCCTATGACACCTGATGTTGAGGAATGCTTTAGAAAAATCATTACACGCAGAAAGCCTCCAAAAGTCGAACCTATCATCGATGGATATACTGGATTTCTTTACTATGACAAGGACGGAAGCATTACATATTCACTTCATTGGGATCACTACTTTAAGCATATTGTAGAAAAGTATAACTCTATCTACAAAATTCAGATGCCTAAAGTCACACCGCATGTATGCCGCCATACTTATTGTTCCAATATGGCAAAATCAGGAATGAATCCAAAAACTTTGCAGTACCTTATGGGACATTCCGAAATTTGAACTACGCTTAATATCTACACTCACGTCAACTTTGAAGACGCAATAGCCGAGGTAGAAAAGCTAAACGTTGTGTAAAAAACTCAAGGTGTAAACTTAAATCTTTTACACCTTACATTACACCTTTTGCCGGCAAAAATATGGCAAATTATGCATATATTATGCCAAAATCATTATTTCAAAAAGGTGTACACCCCCAGGAAACACAAGGAAAACCAATATGATAAATATACTATTTGTCTGCCACGGCAACATATGCCGCTCAACTATGGCAGAATTTATTATGAAGGATATTGTCCGTAAACAGAAAATGGAAGATAAGTTTCATATTGAATCATCTGCGACACATACAGATGAAATATGGAATGGACAGGGAAGCCCGGTATATCCTCCGGCAAGGGAGAAGCTACGTGAACATGGCATAGGAACTTCCGATAATGAGCTTGGGGTTTCAGCAAAGAGAGCCAGACTTACGTCCCGGAATGATTACTCCAAATTTGATTATATAGTAGGAATGGACAGCGCAAATATCAGGGATTTAAAGAGATTGTTTAACGGGGACCCGGAAGGCAAGGTATATAAGATGCTGGAGTTTGCAGACAGAAGCGGGGATGTAGCTGATCCCTGGTATACAGGTAATTTTGATGATACGTGGGTTGACTGTTCTGAGGGATGTCATGGCCTCTTCAGAAGTATTGTAACTAATCCTGAATACATGGAAGAGTTAAGCGAGGGATTTGATTTTGAAGATGGAATTGAGGACGACTTTAGAGACCTTGGACTTATTCATGACGATTTTCCAAAGGGCTGATTATTGGACAGCTGATAAATTATAATATTTTTTGGAGCGTTAATTTACATGAATTATTTATATGAGACACATCTTCATACAGCTGAGGCCAGTGCATGCTCATGCACGCCGGCAGTAGACTATATTGAGTATATGATGGGACTTGGCTATAGTGGCATGATTGTAACGGATCATTTCTTTACAGGTAACAGCTGTGTTCCTAAGAACCTTCCGTGGAGAGAGAGGGTTGAGCTGTACTGCAGTGGTTATGAGCATGCTCTTAAGGAGGCTGAGGGCTATGATTTCAACGTTATGTTTGGAATAGAATACAATTTTCAGGGAGATGAGTACCTTCTTTACGGGGTGGATAAGAAATGGCTCTTGGAAAATGAAGACATAGAGCAAAAATCCCGCAAGGAAGTATATGATCTGGTCCATGCTGCCGGCGGAATCATGATCCAGGCTCATCCATATCGGGAGAGAGGATATTTATCCGCGATACATCTGATGCCTTCTGTGTGTGATGGAGCGGAGGTTTATAATTCCGGCAATCCCGATTATCAGAATGCACTTGGTTTTAAATATGCGAAGGACAATAATTTTCTCATGTCAGCGGGGTCTGATATTCATGCGTTTCCTCAGCTTTCGATGGGCGCTATGAGTTTTCCTTATAAAATCAACAGTATTGAGGAATACGTCAGAGCCTTTATGGCGGGGGACGGAACGCCCATGTTCAGAATTAATCCTAAGGATGACAGTACTGTTTTTTCTGAAGTGGAAAAATCCGAAGCTATGACAAAGATTACTAAACAGGCTGAACTGCCTGTGATATTGCATTAAAAATATTAGGAGAAATGAAGCTCGTATAAAGAGTTTATAAATGGATAAATATGTTACGAGATGTTGATTTAAAAGATATATCGGATGGTAAACTTTATGACATAGGCGATATGGCTAAGCTTGGTGTTGATGATTGCAGCGGATGCCATGCCTGCTGTTGCGGAATGGGAGATTCAATTACACTGGACCCTTATGATGTTTTCCGATTGGAAAAAGGATTGGGGAAGACTTTTGAGGAACTTCTTTCTGAGAATCTTGAACTTCGAGTAGCGGATGGAATTATACTTCCATGTCTAAAAATGATGAGCGGTAAGAGCCAAAACCAAACAGGAAGAAACGAAGAGCGTTCTATATCGGATAAAGAGAGCTGTACGTTTCTTAATGATGCGGGCAGATGCAGTATCCATCCTTTCAGACCCGGGATCTGCAGATTGTTCCCTCTTGGAAGGATTTTTGAAAATAATACACACAGATATTTTTTACAGGTGAATGAATGCCATAAGGAGAGACAGACTAAGATTAAAATCAAGAAATGGATTGACACACCTGAGCTTGGCCGTTATGAAGCATATATTGATAAATGGCACTATTTTATCAAAAATATATCGGATAAAGCAGAGGATATGCCTGAAGTTGAACTCAAGGCTGTTAATATGCAGATTCTTCAGAACTTCTTTATTGCTCCGTATGATATCAACTCGGACTTTTATGAGCAGTTTTATGGTAGATTGGAAGCTGTTGCATGCAGATAAATACTGTTATAGAGGAGACGTAGACAATGGTTAAACATATAGTAAGAGATCCGATGTTTTTACAGTTAAAATCAGAGCCTGCAACAGAAGATGATAAGCAGGTTGTACAGGATCTTATTGATACATTAAATGCAAACAGGGACAGATGCGTTGGCATGGCTGCTAATATGATAGGAGTGAGAAAGCAGATCATAGTTGTGGCTATGGGACCATTTTCTGTTCCTATGATAAATCCTGTTATTACAAAAAAAGCCGGAAGGTATGAAACCAAGGAAAGCTGTCTTTCTTTAGAGGGAGTAAGATCTTGTACTCGCTATAAGGAAATAGAGGTGGATTATCTTGATCAGAATTTTGAAAAGAAACATGGCAAATATACGGACTTTACAGCTCAGATAATCCAGCACGAGATTCAGCACTTTAGTGGTGAGCTGATTTAAGGATGAGTTTTAAATAGAAAATATAAACTCAGTAATAATAAGGAATATAAATTCACTAAATCTCATGATTTCAATGAAACCATGGGATTTTTTTATCTTATAGAAATTACTACGTAATTATTGATAAATAGAAAGCTTATTATAAGCCCACTATTATAAGTCAGGTCACATGTTTATCGAAAAACAATAAATAATTATTGACTTTCAAAAGTGCGCATGCTATAAAGAAAAAGAGCAAAGTAAACATCGACAGCATTAACAGGGGCATATTTACTACTATAACAGCATTTTATCAGCGGAATATGACCGGGGAGAGAGCGGGATATGAGTGATAAATTAAATATTTGGTTCAAAAGATTTCTTGATATAGCATTGGTGATTGGAATGGTAATTGAGATTACAGTTCCTTTTGGTCTTAGAAAAGCAGTGGATAGCGTAGTTTTTGCTTTGGGAGATGCTACTGAATATGCTGAAATCAAAAACAATTATTTATTTGCCGTGATATCAATCATGCTGGCAGGCGCTTTTTCACTCTTGATTCTTTTTGAACTTAGAAAAATGATGAAGACAGTGATAGAAGACAACTGCTTTATTCATGAGAATGTGACAAGTCTTTATCGTATGGGAAATTACGCCTTTGCAATAGCAGCGATAAAAATTCTCAGGAACTTCGTTTATTTTACTCCTGCTTCGATTGTAGTTGCTGCAGTTTTCCTTTTTGCAGGTATTCTTAGCAAAGTACTGGCAAAGGTCTTTGACAAAGCAGTCAACTACAAGGAAGAAAATGATCTGACAATTTAGTGGAGGAAGAAATGGCAATCATAGTCAATTTGGATGTGATGATGGCAAAGCGGAAAATAGGACTTACAGAGCTTGCGGGAAAAGTAGATATAACACTTGCCAATCTTTCAATTTTAAAAAATAACAAAGCAAAGGCTGTCAGATTTCAAACACTGGAGGCGATATGCAGAGAATTGAATTGTCAGCCGGGAGATATATTGGAATATGTACCGGATGATAGTACTGATGATTGATAAATAAAAGTATTGTAAGGCACTGTCCAATGATGTACTTGTGATTTGATAATGGTATTAATAATTATCAATATTTATCAGGAAAAACAAATACACTTGTTTATAAAAAATGCGATCAGAAATACAGTAGTTGAACGGACACACGACAACAGTAAGTAAGAAATGAAAGTGCGTTTATAAAGGAGGACAAGTATGGGAAATCAGGGATTTGGGAACAATGATGTATATGATACGGAATCGGGAGGAGAGGCAGTTATACAGGGAAATGAATACGGAGTACCTGAATACGGTAAAACCCAGTTTGGACCTGCAACTTATGCGGGGACAGGCAGCACTATGAGTAGAACTAAGCCTGACGGAGTTTCTTTTGCGAAGTATGGAATAATAGCATTGATATATGCAGTGGTCCGGACGATATGCCTGTATCAAAATACATCGGGGATAACATATCCGATTTATATGGCGGTAACACTTTTCCTTTTAGAATGGGCGAGAAAACGGGACGGTTTTTCTATTTTTTATAGTAAAGCCGGAAAAAGAGGGCTCAATATATTTTATATAATTTCATTAATGCTTCTTTCGATTTCAAAGTGCATGACTGCGAACGCAGAACTGCTGTGGATAAATGAATTTGCAATAGATCTGCTTATGGTTTGCTTTTTACTCCATATGTATGTGGATACAAATAACTGGGATATAATCGGGTGGTTTAACGCGGTAGTGCTAACTATGATCAGACCTTTGGCGAATATTGCCGATCCTGTAAGAGATCTTATAGAATGGGTCACAACCCATGGAAAGACAATAAATGCTGAGAAAAAGAAGAATATTATGGCAGCTGTTATAGGTGTATGCATATCAATTCCGCTACTGGCTTTTGTTATAGTTCTTCTTGCATCGGCTGATGCTATTTTTTCAGATGTTTTGAGACATGCATTTGATTTTATATATGAGTTTGAAAATATCTGGGATGTCTTTGGAATAGGGGTTATGCTCATCTGGTCGGTATGGCTTTTCTATACTGTTGTCAAGGCTCTTAGCAAAGACAGCTTTATTAACGAAGACAATAAAAATGCTGGATTTAATCCTATTATAGCTATTACATTTTCAGGTCTTCTTTGCATGGTTTATCTGTTTTTCAGTGTTATACAGATTGTCTTTTTGTTTATGGGCAATATGACTCTGCCTGCAAAATATACCTATGCAGAATATGCGCACGAAGGATTCTATCAGCTTCTTGCGGTTGCACTAATTAATCTGCTAATGGTTACCTTGTGTCAAAGATTATTTAAAAAGAGCAGGGTACTGAGGGTTGTTCTGATAATAATTGGACTATGTACATATATCATGCTGGCATCGAGTGCCTTTAGAATGTTTATGTACATAAAAGCATATAACCTCACCTTTATGAGAGTTTTTGTTTTATGGTTCCTTGCAGTGATGGCACTATGTCTTTCCTACCTGATTGCAGGGATGTTTATCGGACAGCTTCCTGTTTTTAATTTGTGTATGATCACCGTCACAGTTATGTATCTGATATTTGTATTTTCAAATCCGGATTATCAGGTTGCACGTTATGACCTTGCTCGTATGGGAGAAAAGACTGCAGTGGGACCTGAATGGGACAGCTCTTTAAGCTATTATCTTATCAATGAAGTATCCGAAGATGCTGTTCCGGCATTTGCAGGAAACAAAGACTTATTGCATGAATTCGCATCAAGTTATGATCATGACTATCGGGATAATAAAGGAAAGTATAATAAGATAAGGGAATTCAATTTTTCAAAGTACAGAGCCTATAAAATTCTTGCCGAAGCAACAAAATAAAATCTTTTGAGATTTCAATAAAAAAACACATTTTCCTGCTAACATAAAAAACTGTATTGGAATTATCGTACAGGGCGTATAATAGTTTCAATAAGTCATAATTATTTTTTATTTATAGGGGAGGAAAAAGGTATGAGTCAGGAAAAAGTTGACGCTTACAAAAAAGAAAAGAAAGGCAGAAAAGCAAGGCTTGCAAAGCATAAAAGAAATCAGAAGATAATAAAAGGCTTATCGCTTTTGCTTTTATTGGCTGTATGCTGCTTCGCAGGCTGGAGAGTATATGCTTCTAAGAACCCTGCAACACAGACAGCGGATACAGAAATCTCAGAAGATGTAGTTCCTACAGCTGAAACAACAGAAGAGAGTACAGATACTACAGCTGAGACAACAGAAGAGAGCACAGATACAGCAGCTGAGACAACAGAAGAGAGCACAGATACAGCAGCTGAGACAACAGAAGAAAATACAGATTCTACAGAAGATACGACAGAGACTACAGAGACTACAGATGTTTCTGCTGATAGCAATAATTAAGATATAAAAAGGAGCTTCCAAACCGGTGATTCAAGATCACAATGCGTTGGAAGCTCTTATTTTGTCATTTTATAATAAATTGCTATGCATTTCCTGCAAGACTAAAAATGATTCTTTACTGATACGGCATTCAGATATCAGCCTTCCAAAGTCCGTGGAGGTTGCAGTACTCATAAACAGCAATAGCTTTTTCACCATCAGCAAGAATAAACTCTGCGCACGGTTTCTGATCGGGTTTGAGGTTCTTTTGCATAAAGCCCTTATCAGTCTCAAGCCAAATGTACTGGATATAGTGATTTTCCATCATAGGATGCTCAACTTCACCTACTGTTACGGTAACCTTGTTTCCGTCTACAGTTGCAACAGGAACATGCTTCTCTGTTGCACCGTCAGATGTTCCGGGGATAAGTTCTGTCATCGGATCACCACAGCACACGGGAGAACAGGCTGCGTTGTTAATCTTGATGACCATGTTACCGCATTTTTCACATTTAAAAATCTTCATAAGAAACCTCCTTAATAATGCTGCCACGGAAGGCTTTCACTATGGAAAACATACCTGGCAGAAAATGTTTTTAATAGTTTTCGGGCTTTAACTGGAAATAAGCCTGAGGATGGTTGCATACAGGGCAAACTTCAGGTGCATCGGGACCGATAACGATATGTCCGCAGTTACTGCATTGCCAGATGGCATCGCCATCTCTTGAGAAAACAACCTTATCCTCTATATTCTTAAGAAGCTGTTTGTAGCGCTCCTCATGTTCTTTTTCGATAGCAGCAACACTTTCGAACAACTCAGCAATCTCATCGAATCCTTCTTCCCGTGCTGTCTTGGCAAAGGAGGGATACATTTCTTTCCATTCATAGCCCTCACCTTCGGCAGCAACCTTCAGGTTTTCAATCGTACTGCCTATACCGGTCAGGATTTTATACCAGATTTCCGCATGCTCTTTTTCATTGGCAGCGGTTTCCGCAAAAATATTGGAAATCTGAACATAACCATCTTTTTTTGCCTTTGAAGCGAAGAAAGTATATTTGTTTCTTGCCTCTGATTCTCCTGCAAATGCTGCAAGCAGGTTTTTTTCCGTCTGAGTACCCTTAAGGTCGTCAGCTCTGCATCTCCACTTGTTATTTTCTGCCATTGCCGCACATCTCCTTCCTGAATTTTAAAATGTCACACATTCTTAAAAAGTAGCTTCTCACAATTTTTATCATAGCATACTTATAGGGGAGAAATTATTAGATTTTTATAAAAAAATATGTCGATATTACGTACAAAAACAAATTATCATTTAATTAGTAAATCTATCTCTTATAAATAAATCTATATCTTATAAATGAGTATGCTTATTCAAAGCGTATGATTGATTCTAAATAGACATGTTTTTAACAATATATTAAAATAAATCAAGAAAACTGATTAAATTCTTCACTACTAAAATTATAAACAAGTGTTAAAATAAAAATCATCAATAATCATTGATGTTATTTGTTTTATGAATTAATTGCACTACATATTTGCAAATCAATATTAATGAATCGACAGAAAATTTGAGGATAGTGGTTTTAGTGTCATATGTATTTTTTCGGACATTGCAAAAACAGACATCCGAAGATATTTGTGCAGATATAAAAGTTTATATAGGAGGAGTATTATGAAGAATTTCGAGAAGTATCAGAGACAGTATTTCATGCCACCCAAGGCTACCTATGAATGGGTTAAGAAGGACTACGTAGATCATCCGCCAATCTGGTGCAGCGTTGATCTTCGCGACGGCAATCAGGCACTAATTGAGCCTATGAGTCTTGATGAAAAGCTTGAGTTTTTCACAATGCTTGTAAATCTGGGATTCAAGGAAATTGAGATTGGATTCCCTGCTGCATCGGAGACTGAGTTTGAATTTGCAAGAACTCTGATAGAAAAAAATATGATTCCCGATGATGTTACGGTTCAGGTTCTTACCCAGGCAAGAGAGCATATAATAAAGAGAACTTTTGAAGCTGTAAAGGGTGCACCCAGAGCTATCATTCATCTTTATAACTCAACCTCGGTTGCTCAGCGCGAGCAGGTCTTCAAAAAGAATAAAGAAGATATAAAGCAGATTGCAATCGATGGTGCAAAGCTTCTTGATAAGCTTGCGAAAGAGACAAAAGGTAATTTCTCCTTTGAGTATTCACCGGAGAGCTTCCCGGGAACTGAAGTTGATTATGCAGTAGAGGTCTGCAATGCGGTACTTGACGTATGGAAGCCGGTAAAGGAAAACAAAGCGATCATCAATATACCTACAACCGTTGAAATTGCTATGCCTCATGTTTTTGCCACTCAGGTAGAGTATATACATAAAAACCTTAAGTATCGTGATGCAGTTACGCTTTCACTTCATCCTCATAATGACAGAGGATCGGGAATAAGTGATGCTGAGCTTGGCTGCCTTGCTGGAGCGGACCGTATCGAAGGCACGCTTTTTGGAAACGGCGAGAGAACAGGTAATGTTGACATCGTTACACTTGCTCTTAACATGTATTCACACGGCGTGGATCCGGGACTTGATTTTGGCAATATCAATGAAATAGGAGAGGCTTATGAGCGCCT harbors:
- a CDS encoding PHP domain-containing protein, with product MNYLYETHLHTAEASACSCTPAVDYIEYMMGLGYSGMIVTDHFFTGNSCVPKNLPWRERVELYCSGYEHALKEAEGYDFNVMFGIEYNFQGDEYLLYGVDKKWLLENEDIEQKSRKEVYDLVHAAGGIMIQAHPYRERGYLSAIHLMPSVCDGAEVYNSGNPDYQNALGFKYAKDNNFLMSAGSDIHAFPQLSMGAMSFPYKINSIEEYVRAFMAGDGTPMFRINPKDDSTVFSEVEKSEAMTKITKQAELPVILH
- a CDS encoding desulfoferrodoxin family protein; the encoded protein is MKIFKCEKCGNMVIKINNAACSPVCCGDPMTELIPGTSDGATEKHVPVATVDGNKVTVTVGEVEHPMMENHYIQYIWLETDKGFMQKNLKPDQKPCAEFILADGEKAIAVYEYCNLHGLWKADI
- a CDS encoding DUF4153 domain-containing protein → MGNQGFGNNDVYDTESGGEAVIQGNEYGVPEYGKTQFGPATYAGTGSTMSRTKPDGVSFAKYGIIALIYAVVRTICLYQNTSGITYPIYMAVTLFLLEWARKRDGFSIFYSKAGKRGLNIFYIISLMLLSISKCMTANAELLWINEFAIDLLMVCFLLHMYVDTNNWDIIGWFNAVVLTMIRPLANIADPVRDLIEWVTTHGKTINAEKKKNIMAAVIGVCISIPLLAFVIVLLASADAIFSDVLRHAFDFIYEFENIWDVFGIGVMLIWSVWLFYTVVKALSKDSFINEDNKNAGFNPIIAITFSGLLCMVYLFFSVIQIVFLFMGNMTLPAKYTYAEYAHEGFYQLLAVALINLLMVTLCQRLFKKSRVLRVVLIIIGLCTYIMLASSAFRMFMYIKAYNLTFMRVFVLWFLAVMALCLSYLIAGMFIGQLPVFNLCMITVTVMYLIFVFSNPDYQVARYDLARMGEKTAVGPEWDSSLSYYLINEVSEDAVPAFAGNKDLLHEFASSYDHDYRDNKGKYNKIREFNFSKYRAYKILAEATK
- a CDS encoding helix-turn-helix domain-containing protein produces the protein MAIIVNLDVMMAKRKIGLTELAGKVDITLANLSILKNNKAKAVRFQTLEAICRELNCQPGDILEYVPDDSTDD
- a CDS encoding YkgJ family cysteine cluster protein, encoding MLRDVDLKDISDGKLYDIGDMAKLGVDDCSGCHACCCGMGDSITLDPYDVFRLEKGLGKTFEELLSENLELRVADGIILPCLKMMSGKSQNQTGRNEERSISDKESCTFLNDAGRCSIHPFRPGICRLFPLGRIFENNTHRYFLQVNECHKERQTKIKIKKWIDTPELGRYEAYIDKWHYFIKNISDKAEDMPEVELKAVNMQILQNFFIAPYDINSDFYEQFYGRLEAVACR
- a CDS encoding low molecular weight protein-tyrosine-phosphatase, yielding MAEFIMKDIVRKQKMEDKFHIESSATHTDEIWNGQGSPVYPPAREKLREHGIGTSDNELGVSAKRARLTSRNDYSKFDYIVGMDSANIRDLKRLFNGDPEGKVYKMLEFADRSGDVADPWYTGNFDDTWVDCSEGCHGLFRSIVTNPEYMEELSEGFDFEDGIEDDFRDLGLIHDDFPKG
- a CDS encoding peptide deformylase, producing the protein MVKHIVRDPMFLQLKSEPATEDDKQVVQDLIDTLNANRDRCVGMAANMIGVRKQIIVVAMGPFSVPMINPVITKKAGRYETKESCLSLEGVRSCTRYKEIEVDYLDQNFEKKHGKYTDFTAQIIQHEIQHFSGELI
- a CDS encoding DUF2975 domain-containing protein, encoding MSDKLNIWFKRFLDIALVIGMVIEITVPFGLRKAVDSVVFALGDATEYAEIKNNYLFAVISIMLAGAFSLLILFELRKMMKTVIEDNCFIHENVTSLYRMGNYAFAIAAIKILRNFVYFTPASIVVAAVFLFAGILSKVLAKVFDKAVNYKEENDLTI
- the rbr gene encoding rubrerythrin, with the translated sequence MAENNKWRCRADDLKGTQTEKNLLAAFAGESEARNKYTFFASKAKKDGYVQISNIFAETAANEKEHAEIWYKILTGIGSTIENLKVAAEGEGYEWKEMYPSFAKTAREEGFDEIAELFESVAAIEKEHEERYKQLLKNIEDKVVFSRDGDAIWQCSNCGHIVIGPDAPEVCPVCNHPQAYFQLKPENY